A window of Nicotiana tabacum cultivar K326 chromosome 24, ASM71507v2, whole genome shotgun sequence contains these coding sequences:
- the LOC107822627 gene encoding MADS-box protein 04g005320-like isoform X1 has product MGRGKVELKRIENKINRQVTFAKRRNGLLKKAYELSILCDAEVALIIFSNTGKLYEFCSSSSMPTTLERYHRYNYAAVEGSQPSTDSQNTYQEYLNLKTRVEMLQQSQRHVLGEDLGQLSNKDLEQLERQLDSSLRQIRSTRTQHMLDQLTELQQKEESLTEMNKSLRMKFEELGVALQTSWQSGQQQPDGFFHPVASNNSMPIRYNTVLPENAEPSTQHATGVVPGYRFDIGGT; this is encoded by the exons ATGGGAAGAGGGAAGGTAGAACTGAAGAGaattgagaataaaataaatagacaAGTGACCTTTGCAAAGAGAAGAAATGGACTGCTCAAGAAAGCTTATGAACTTTCTATTCTTTGTGATGCTGAAGTTGCTCTTATCATTTTCTCTAATACTGGCAAACTCTATGAATTCTGCAGCAGCTCAAG TATGCCCACGACACTGGAGAGATACCACAGATACAATTATGCTGCAGTGGAAGGAAGCCAACCTTCAACAGATTCACAG AACACGTACCAGGAGTATTTGAACCTTAAAACAAGAGTGGAAATGTTACAACAATCTCAAAG GCATGTGCTAGGAGAAGATTTGGGACAATTGAGCAACAAAGACCTGGAACAGCTTGAACGTCAACTGGATTCATCACTTAGGCAAATAAGGTCAACAAGG ACACAACACATGCTTGATCAACTTACTGAACTTCAACAAAAG GAAGAATCTCTTACTGAAATGAACAAATCTTTGAGGATGAAG TTTGAAGAACTTGGTGTTGCCCTTCAGACATCGTGGCAATCTGGACAGCAGCAGCCTGATGGATTCTTTCACCCTGTGGCTTCCAATAATTCAATGCCTATCAG GTACAATACTGTGCTACCAGAAAATGCAGAACCATCAACACAGCATGCTACTGGAGTTGTACCTGGATATCGGTTTGATATTGGAGGGACCTGA
- the LOC107822627 gene encoding MADS-box protein 04g005320-like isoform X2 yields MGRGKVELKRIENKINRQVTFAKRRNGLLKKAYELSILCDAEVALIIFSNTGKLYEFCSSSSMPTTLERYHRYNYAAVEGSQPSTDSQNTYQEYLNLKTRVEMLQQSQRHVLGEDLGQLSNKDLEQLERQLDSSLRQIRSTREESLTEMNKSLRMKFEELGVALQTSWQSGQQQPDGFFHPVASNNSMPIRYNTVLPENAEPSTQHATGVVPGYRFDIGGT; encoded by the exons ATGGGAAGAGGGAAGGTAGAACTGAAGAGaattgagaataaaataaatagacaAGTGACCTTTGCAAAGAGAAGAAATGGACTGCTCAAGAAAGCTTATGAACTTTCTATTCTTTGTGATGCTGAAGTTGCTCTTATCATTTTCTCTAATACTGGCAAACTCTATGAATTCTGCAGCAGCTCAAG TATGCCCACGACACTGGAGAGATACCACAGATACAATTATGCTGCAGTGGAAGGAAGCCAACCTTCAACAGATTCACAG AACACGTACCAGGAGTATTTGAACCTTAAAACAAGAGTGGAAATGTTACAACAATCTCAAAG GCATGTGCTAGGAGAAGATTTGGGACAATTGAGCAACAAAGACCTGGAACAGCTTGAACGTCAACTGGATTCATCACTTAGGCAAATAAGGTCAACAAGG GAAGAATCTCTTACTGAAATGAACAAATCTTTGAGGATGAAG TTTGAAGAACTTGGTGTTGCCCTTCAGACATCGTGGCAATCTGGACAGCAGCAGCCTGATGGATTCTTTCACCCTGTGGCTTCCAATAATTCAATGCCTATCAG GTACAATACTGTGCTACCAGAAAATGCAGAACCATCAACACAGCATGCTACTGGAGTTGTACCTGGATATCGGTTTGATATTGGAGGGACCTGA
- the LOC107822627 gene encoding MADS-box protein 04g005320-like isoform X3 yields MGRGKVELKRIENKINRQVTFAKRRNGLLKKAYELSILCDAEVALIIFSNTGKLYEFCSSSSMPTTLERYHRYNYAAVEGSQPSTDSQNTYQEYLNLKTRVEMLQQSQRHVLGEDLGQLSNKDLEQLERQLDSSLRQIRSTRFEELGVALQTSWQSGQQQPDGFFHPVASNNSMPIRYNTVLPENAEPSTQHATGVVPGYRFDIGGT; encoded by the exons ATGGGAAGAGGGAAGGTAGAACTGAAGAGaattgagaataaaataaatagacaAGTGACCTTTGCAAAGAGAAGAAATGGACTGCTCAAGAAAGCTTATGAACTTTCTATTCTTTGTGATGCTGAAGTTGCTCTTATCATTTTCTCTAATACTGGCAAACTCTATGAATTCTGCAGCAGCTCAAG TATGCCCACGACACTGGAGAGATACCACAGATACAATTATGCTGCAGTGGAAGGAAGCCAACCTTCAACAGATTCACAG AACACGTACCAGGAGTATTTGAACCTTAAAACAAGAGTGGAAATGTTACAACAATCTCAAAG GCATGTGCTAGGAGAAGATTTGGGACAATTGAGCAACAAAGACCTGGAACAGCTTGAACGTCAACTGGATTCATCACTTAGGCAAATAAGGTCAACAAGG TTTGAAGAACTTGGTGTTGCCCTTCAGACATCGTGGCAATCTGGACAGCAGCAGCCTGATGGATTCTTTCACCCTGTGGCTTCCAATAATTCAATGCCTATCAG GTACAATACTGTGCTACCAGAAAATGCAGAACCATCAACACAGCATGCTACTGGAGTTGTACCTGGATATCGGTTTGATATTGGAGGGACCTGA